The genomic DNA gggcaggggaaagGGCTACTGAGTGGAGAGTCAGTACTAGGGCCCAGAACTGCCAGGCCTTATGTCCCAAAGCAGGGGCCCTCCATGGACCCCAGTATCTGAAAAATGTGGGCTAATCACTAACAACTTAAATGGGGAGAATTTACTTAAAACCTTGGGTCTTGGTTTCTCCCACATTCCTGGGCTCAGGTTGCTTCAGGGTGACAGGCAGAGCAGCAGCTGCCCCGGGGGGGAGCCTGTGCCTCTcttcccacctgccctgctgaactgattcattcattcctgtTAACTGGGCGCTGCATTTACAAACCCTGAGGGGCAGACAAACCATGAGGCCAAGCAGGCCTGGGTTCAGTTCCTATATCACCACCTACTAACTTCGGGACCTGGTGCGATTCACTGTACCTCTTGGGGCTGGGGGCACCCAGGGCCTAGGTCTCTAGGAAGGATGATGGCCCCCACACACAAGGAGGCCCGGCTGTGAAGGAGGCTATGACCCTGTGACACTGACAGAACTCCTGGCACTCACGCTGGCACTGAGGTAGGAGCCAATTTTTCCCAGACAGACAGTAGTGTTGCAGCGGATGGGACCCTGTTCATCCTTGGCCTGCAGCCGTGCAAAGTGCTTCATCAGCTCCACATTGAGGTTGGCCTCATTCAGCTTCGGGGCTAGGAGCAGCATGGACTGCAGGATTGGGAACAAGGAAACTGTGGGCCAGGGCAAGCAAAGGGCCACATGTAGGAGTGACCTCCTGAGAGGGTTCAGAGGCCAGTGGTAGCCATGAGCACTGAGGAGACCTGGCAGAGCCCTCCCAAACATACCGCCCACCCAGAATGCCAAGGAAAGGGATCCCCAATTCTGTCCCCTTTACAGAAAAACCTCCAGAGTTTGTCTGTATCCTGTATCCTGTGTCTCTTCTGCTCACTTGCATGCACTCTACTCAGACTTTCACAAAAATACCCCCTGACACTCTGTACCAATTGGCTTGGGGCACAGTCACCACTGAACTCCATGGTGCTAAATCCAACGGCCAATTCTCCACCCAAACCAACTTGATCCCTCAGCAGTTTTGACACCCCTGAGTTCTCTCTCCTCCTTGAAACTTCTGACTCTGGTCTTCCAGGACACCACCCTCTCCTAGTTGTCCTCTGACCTTGTCAGCTGCACCTTCTCCACCTCCTTTTGCGGAGGTCTTACTGTTCAGACCCCCCAGAGCTGCTCCTCAGGCCTTTTCTCTTCTACACCCCACCCTAGGTGATCTCACCCATTACACAGCTTTGAATGCCCCTGTTAGCTGACAATGCCCAGGTGCGCACCTCTGGCCCGGACTTCTTCCCTAAACTTTACACACACATAACCAGAGGCCACCTGGACGTCTCCATCTCCACATCTCACAGACGTGGCCATGCCTGAGCCCAGCCTCCTCCTGCAAACCTGTTCCTTCCAGTCTTCTCAGTAAATGGCAAGTTACCCTTCCAGCTGCTCAgaccagaaaccacctctactgCAAATCCATCCATCAGCAAATACTGCTGCATTCACCTTTGGAATGTGGTCCCTGCTCTCCACCTGCCACCACTTGGATCTGAGCCACTGTCATCTCTCACCTGGGCCACTGAACAGCCCCAACAGTGTCCACCTTGCTCTGACAGTCAACTTTCCACACAGCAACACACCAATCCTTTTAAAACAAGTCAGACCATGTCAGTGCTCTGTTCCATATCCCAGGACTTTGTCTCACTCCCAGCAAATCTGGTCCCTGACACACCCTACAAGGCCCTGGCCCTCAACCCACCACTACCCCTCAGACTCCACCTCCCACAACCATGCCCCTGCAGACACGCTAAACCTCCTGCTGCTAGTTCTACACTCCAGGCACATGTCAGCCTCAGGACCTCTGCACAAGCTGTTCCTTCTGCAGGGAAGACATTTCCTCCAGACCTCCACGAAGCTCAATCCTTCACCTCCTTTCCTTAAATGGCCCCTCCTTGCCAATGTCTTCACTGACCACTGCTTTTGAAACTACAAACCCTTCTCTTCACACTTTCCATCTCTTCCTAAcataatatattttctaattctgttgactGTCTGCCAAGCCCATTCCTCATCCCCTTGGAAAGAAGCCCATGAGGTGCGAGAAGCTTGGTCTGCCTGTGCATACTGCATCCTAGCACCGGGCACAGGGCTGGGCACAGACAGGCACTCAGCCAGTGAAGCCAAACCCACCCTGCTTCCTCCACCAGCTGCTGAGCTGCACCCACAGCCTGCACCCACACGTAAGATGGTGCCTGCCTTCCCATAATCTGCTCAGACCCACAGGTTGAAATCAaggcttctgtgtcctgggaaGAGCCCTCTCCAAGCCTTAGAGAACCAGGGGTAGCCACTCTgggccaggccacacccaccTTGACGGTCTGCTCGCGGATGGCAGGGTTGGTATCCAGGAAGCCATGCATGACGTGGGGAAAAATCTGGGTGTTAACTGTTGGCTCATCAAGGTATTGGATGAACTGCTCCATCTGTGGCCCAGGCAAGGGCAAGAGAACAAGGTCAGCCCCTCTACCCTGCACCACAGCCACAGCCATAGCCATAGGCCCACTCTTGGCTTGGTTTTTCCACCTGGCAGGCACAGGTCGGCCAGGAGAGTCTCCTGAGCCCCACACCTTGCATCTGGCCTCTCTCAAGCCCACAGAGCGGTAAGGAGAGGGCAGAGGGTACAGGAAGAGCCAGCGACTGGGAGTTAGTGGGCCTGTTCTCCGGTTTTGTGTCATGCCCCCTCTCTGAGAGCCTCCTCTACTGCCTCTTCTATAAAAGGGGGTATAACCCCACCCAGACAAGTGCTGGGAGGAGGGATGGTGCCTTCCCCAGTTGGAGAAAGAATGACACATGGGAGCCAACAGGTACTTCCTGGCTCACAAGGGGACCCCACCCTTGAGTCCATCCTGTCTGATGCTCCCAGCCGCCCTGGGATTGGCAGGAGAGGCTATCCCCACTCTATGGGGCTAGAGGGAGCAAGCCAGGAACAGAGGGTGCTAGAGGGGTGTTTAAGCCTTCTGTATATGTTCAGGGAGGGGTTTCTGCAGTGCCTGGGCAGGGGCTCCAGCAACCAGGGTGGGGTCAGTGAATGGGGTCTGGCCACAGCCTCTACCTGCTGCAGGAGGCGGATGCGCATGGCCCGGTCGGTAGATGAGAACATCTTCACCACAACAGGAATGATCTTCTGCTGATACTCCTCAGCGCAAAGGAACTTGCCCACCTGAGAGCAGGCGCAGGAAGAGGGGCTCAGTTATACCCACAGGGGTGGGGTGACTTCACTGGGCTCATTAATGTGCTCAGGTTCATTTCCCAGCATGAATGGGGTGATCAGGGGTGACGCATTCCCTCTGCAGCCCCTGTCCATTATCCACATTAGAGAGCTCTGCCCTTAACCTTTTTGGGTCAAGGTCTCTCTCAGGTGGCTGATGAAAGCTATGGGCCCCTCTTATATAAGATTAGGCACCGATATGCCCCATGCACATATATGTGTGCAGAGTTCTGCCTACAATTTCTGGGGGTTCCCAGTTCCACAAGATTCGTTTACTGTCTTTCCCCCCACCTGGTCCATGGCAAGTCCCCTCAGGGGAAAGGGTTCTCCCAGAGTGGAGAATGGCAGGTGCCCAGGTAgggtgggctgggggctgaggAAGAGCTGGGGAGGATCTAGCCCCTAGAATCCAAGAGAGCTGAGTGCCAAGTGGTCAAAAGGAAGGATGTAAAGTGGGGCAGGGAGCAGGTGACCCCTGGACTCTGGGAACGAGGGTGCACATGTCAGACCAGGGGGCCATCTCGGGAAACGGAGGAAGGGCTGTAGGCTCTGAAGCAAGGGGTCTTTGGAAAAAGAATCTTGGAGGCATAGGGTTTCCTCTTCCAAAAGGAAAGCCTCCCCGACAGCTGGTCAGGTGGCCCTGGCATGCTGAACCAATGGAATGTTGGCAGGAAGCGCTTCCTCCCGTGGGCTTGGGTCTGCCCAAACCAGGCTGCCCCTCCCCAGGATGCCCCGCAGGGCTGGCCCTATCCTAGCGGGGGCTCTACCCCTTCTGCCATTCAGACCTACCCAGCCAGTCTCTTCACCCCACAGGCCCCACTCACCTTGAAGAGGGGCGTGAGGACAACAGCCCCCGCATTGCCGAACTCGAAGGCAGTCAGCAGCTGGGGCAGTACCTTGTGCCGGCAGAAATCTTCAGGGAATGAGTCTAGGCTCTTGCTCAGTTCTTGGAAGAACTTTTGCTTCTCAGCTGGCTCTTTGATCTGGAGGAGCAACGACAGGATGCAGGGAGGAAATCAGCCTGGTCATGGCCCTCCCCAGCCATGGGCAAGGACAGGGGGTCACCCTCAGCTTGAAGGTGAACTTAAGCTTGAACTTAACccaactgcctgggttcaaatcccagctcccccATTTATTGGttgtgtgacctcgggcaagttCCTCCGCTTATAAAGTGGGATAATAACTCTACTACTTCACAGGTTGAATCTGAGGAGTCAACCAGCAAGTGCACATACAGGCTGCCAGcacggtgcctggcacacagctgctcAGTCGTGGCTGTCCTGCTACCCACTGCCACCTGACAGGCCACTAGGAACACAGCTACATGAGTGATGGGGCCCTTTATCAGCGTCACCTTGACTCTTCCTAACAATACAAGGTGTGAGTGCCATCAGCCCAACAcagtcaggaaactgaggctcagagaggtgaagaggCTTACTCTGTTCCCGGGCCCTGGCAACTCCCCATGGGGTGGAGCTCACAGCAGGCTGTGGGCAGGCAGAGATTGGGTGCAGTTTGCCCCAGACCTGGTCCTGCCATGAGCCCGAGCAGGCCAGGCTGTCAAGTCAAAGGTCTTCGGTAGTCCTCCTGACCTCCTTCTGAGGCTCTAATAGCCCAACTCACATTTCCTCGGGACAGAGTGCCAGGCAGGGCTATATACTAAAACCTTTCCACAGGTTAAATAATCCTCCCCACAACTATATGAGGTAGCTGCCAACATAATCCACATTTACTCCAAgagggaagctgaggcacagaaagggcaAGGAGCTTgactgaagtcacacagctaagcTGCAGTCAGGAAAGGATTTGGCTCAGTGGTCTGGTACCTCTGCAGTGCTACACCCTGTGAGGAGGTGCCATCATTCCCTTTACAAATGAGAAGGCTGAGGCTCAAGGTCACCAGCCAATAGTGATCGGGTAGTGAATATAACCCAGTCCTGTGTcgcttccaaaattcctgtacTCTCTGCTGATTCCTCACCCCCAGAGCTGATCCTAGCCCAGAAGAGGCAGCCTCTGGCTGGGGATGAGGAGGACCTGGTTGGCTCCAGAACAGCTTAGTCCAGTGTGGGAGGCAGGGTTGGTGCTCTGacagcaggggtgggggggtgagGCAAGGCCCAGGAAAAGGCCAAACCACAGCCAAGGTCACACATGGAGAGACAACTGGGCTGTCTCTACCACTCCACCCAACGACAGGAAGGGCACCCCTGGCCACTGCCCTCCTACGTTCCCCCACGGACTGGCCAGAAACAGCCTATTTCCTATAGGGCACATTTTAAGAAGTGCAGCCTTGCTGAGGCACCATGTGGGGAGACCTCTGTGTAACAAAAACTGCTGCCCCCACACTGCCTAGGGGCAACAGGGCTCAGCATTTCCAACGCTTCTTCAAGATGCAGCTCAGGGTCCCCATCCCCCAAAGGCCCTCTCTCGGCCACCTCTCCGtgtgccccccccacaccatATCAGAGCAGGAGTCATAGCAGAGCCCCCCTCCTCCGTTCCCTACAACAGCCCTACGGACCAGCAGATACCACTCGTACGCCCACTACATAgatacagaggctcagagaggcgaaGCCGAGGACTCCCTCCTCACATCTTTccatttgctgttccctctgcctagaatgctttTCCCCAGTTACCATCCCTCTGGCTCCCACCTGCAcacccttcaggtctcagctcaccctgcaggagcccctccctgatcCCCTTGCCCCCCGCTAGTTTCCTTCCTGGCAGTTGGGCCCATCCCAGGGAGCGCACATGTCCTCGTTTATATGTTTCTGTCCCCTTCCTCCAGTGagtccccaggggtggggacctGGTCTGCCTACTCCCTGCTAGATGCTAGGGTAAGGATCTGGGTCTgactcttcctccttcccctgctgcccccaccgCAGCTCAGCACCAGGCATGGAACGCATCAGAGACTAGGCCAGAATGTACGTGCGGAGTTAATGGAGTGCCATGAGCAGTcactaagcacctactatgtgccagacactctaACTATGCACTTTAAGTTACTGAATCCTCAGCATGTGCCTGTGAAGTAGGGGTTTCCTTTGAAGTAGGACTGAGCTTCAGCCAAGGGAAGTCACACAGTAAATAAGAGGTGGAGCCGGGGTTTGAGCCCAGAGAGCCTGGCTCCGCAGTCTGTGCTTGTCTCCAAGGGACTATATATGCGGGAGCCAGCAAAGTGGAGAGGGGACAGGGGTAAGGAATGCAGGACCAAAGCCCGGGGTCGGGTGAGGGGCTCACCTGAATCTCTTCCAGGAAGAGATTGGTCTCCACAAAGCGGTTGTTCATGAAGCCACCAGGCGCCCGGCAGTTCTGCAGGAAACGGGCTGGATTGGGGCGCACCTTGGGGTTGGCTCCAACCAGCTCACAGTAGTGGGGCACCAGCGATTTGGGGACCTGTGGGAAGGATCAGTGTCAAGGCAGGGCTGGCTGGCTGACAGGGAGGGGCTGGAGTCGGGTCGGACACTCACCTTTCCAGGGTTGCGCAGAGCAGCTGCCCGAGGTAGGGGCCCGTTGAAGACTTCCCAAATGAGGCAGCCCAAGCGCCACATATCAGCTGACCTGAGACAGTGACCAAAGCTGCTCAAGGCCCTGCCACCTGCCAGCACAGGCCTCCAACCTGCCCTGGGCACCAGGTACTGACTACATGGCAGACTCTGGGCTGTGTCCCCCCACAGATCCTCCCATTAGCCCCCAAAAGCAGGTTTCATTAGCCCCATTTAACAGATAAAGAAACCAAGGCTTGGAGAAGCAAGGTTGTCCACCCCAGGTCAACTTTCAAATTCAGAACCACCTAACTCCAAAGTTTATGTTTATCTTGTTCTACCTCCCTGAGGATCCTGGGAGCAGAAAAGTGGGTTCCACATGAAGACCTTGGTTCCCTCCCAAGTTGGGCAGCAGGGGACAGGGGAATGCCAGCTAGCTGCAGGGGCCTCTAGAACAGGGCTGGTTGGGGCATACTATCCCCAGTCACCCACCACTTCTCTCTGACTGCTCTGCCACTGCCATCAGCCAACTCAGGGGGGTCATACTGCTCGAGCTCAGGGATCCCCTTGTGGGGGGGTCCCCCACCATTGCCCTGGGCCGAGTACATGTAGTCCAGGCCCCCAAGCTTCCACTCGCCAGCACGGTCCACGAACACAGCTGCCATGCAGACATTGTTGTGGATGAGGCTGCAGTCGTTGACCAGGAAGCTAAGAGCTTTCTGGGGACAGAAGGAGCCATCACACCCCAGCACCCaaagcccccacccctgcccacatCACCACTACCCCCCACCTCACCACAATCTGGTGTAGCCCCCAGGAGAGCTCCAGCTCCTTCAGGCCACCAGCCTCTACTCGTGCCTTGAGGTACATTCCCAGTGGGGTGACAGCCTCTGTCACTACGTGGAGGCATTTGTCTGTCTGAAGGGGATACGGGATGAAGACAGGAAGGGGAAATGAGAGACATGATGGGGGAGAGGAATGGATAAGGGAACGTCAAATCTGGGGGTGCTGAGGCAGAGGGGTGGAAACTGAGGGGCGACAAGTACCTCCAGCCCATCGATGTAGGCCAGAATGTTGGGGTGCCGAAGAGTTTTGAGGCGCTTGAAGGCAGCTTTGGCCACCTGGGTCTGCTCTTCGGCGCCTGGCTTCACATCATACACAAAGATAGACACCGGGCTGCCTGTGGCCTGGGGGAGAAAGGCCTCGGGGGTTTGCGCGGGGCCGGGGCTGACCGCTCCAACCTCGCGCAGGTCCCCACACCTGTTACGTGCCTAAGGAAAGGCCCCCTGGCGGGCCTCTCCCCAGGTCAGCCCCCGGGGACTTAGTTGAGCCACGTGACCCCGGTTCCGTCCGCCTGTCGGGCCCTAGATCCTTCCGTCCGCCACGTCGACACTGGTAGTGCCCCTTCCCCGGCCCGTTACCCCGGAGGCTCCGCAGCCACGTCAGGCGGGGCGCGACGCGGCGGCGCCGGCGGCGCTGCCCAGGCGAGGCCGAGGTCTGCCGCGGCCTTCGGAGCAGGGCAGTTCTCACCTTCTTGCGGCCGCGGTGCAGGACCCAGGGTCCGGGCGGGCCGTTCTCGGGGGGCTCCGGGCTGAGCTCGAATGGAAAGTCCCGGACCGGGTCTCGGGCAAAGAACCACATCgttcccgccgccgccgccgccgccgccgccgccgccgcgagcTCGGGAGCCTCAGCGCCCGCTCCTCCGGCGGCCCgagccggggcggggcggggccgcgcGGCTGGGGGAGGGCCATGGTGGGGGCGGGGCCGGAGCAACTCATTCTCCGCGCAACGCGCGCGGGCCGAGGGCCGCCAGTGACGTAGGGGGCGTGGGCGGGTCCCTCAGACACTGAGCTTCCGGGTCCTTCCTTAAGTCAAAAATGTGGGGCGTAGAGTCCACCTCCTAGCGTTATTATAAGGACTGAGAAGGCACCGAGGACGGAGAAACCGAGGCAGGGAGGAGGATGGAAAAGGAAGTGCTGAAAGGGTGCCGTAAGGAGTGAGGTAGAGGCTCAGGGAGAGTGCTTGTCCCCGGGCCAGATGCTCTGTCTCACCAGCCGGTGGGAGAGCCCCAGGGAGGCGTCCGTGCTGGTGAAATGACGGGGTGACCAGGGGAGGGGCACAGGAGGCAGAGCCCCTGAGAAAGGGCGTGGGGAGGGACTCCAAGGGAGTCCAGGAGCCCCGCAGCAGGAGAGGGGACCTGCGGCGGAGGAAGAGGCAGTGACCCCAGGAAAGGAGTCAGGTGGAGGAGGAGTAGCCCAGTATGTCCAGAAGAGGCCAGAGGGCCAGCAGGGGCCCTGCTCTCCTGGGCCCAGCAGACCCGACTCCCTAGTCTAGAAGGCCGGCATCTCCTCCAGGCTCTGAGTGCCTGTGTGGACAGGGGCCGGCAGTGGTAAGGTGGTGTCAGCAGCTCTAACGCCAGTGACACTGGCAGGGATGCAGCCTCTTAGCTGGACAGAGCCAGCGTCCGGGAGGGGCTGGACAAGCAGGGGACCCAGGGTTGGGGACAGTCCCGCAGCCACACCTTGTGGAGTGTCAGTGAGATCCTGGAACTGATTATGAAATACCTGCTTGGGATGCCTTTGGGAGCAGATTCAATGGCAGGGATGCCaagtcagcagggctggttcaaACCCTGGCTCAGCTCCTCTCACTGACTGCAAACTCACCTTACCTTCTGGGAGCCTCAGTTCCCCCATCTATAAATTAGGATGAACAGTGCCCTGCGCCTCACCTGACACAGAAGAGCCCCTCAGCAGAGACTCATTCTCTCCCTTTCCTCATCCAAGTACGTGGGCAGGAAGGACAGTCACACAGAGGGAGGATCACATGCAGCGTTGGCTGCTCAGAGCAGGAGGTTGGTTGCTCCAGAGGAGATACAATAGGATGGCAAGCAGCAGAGCCTAGAGGCcgatgcctgggttcaaatcccatttctatgggatcttgggcaagtcactgtatcccttttcctcatctgtaagtgaAGACATAAAAGTAACTGTGTAAGTATTCACCGTGGTAGTCAGTGGAAGTATTTAGCCCCATATAAATAGCACACTGGAGAGGGAAATGGAAAGCTTTGGAAAGGAACTTGTAAACAAGACGTagcataaatgaaaaataaaaaggaagtgaTAGGAAGAGCCCAGTGCTGGAAGTGATGTATTAACCAGAGATCTTCAGAAGATGGCACAGGAGGTGAAAACAATCCATGAAGGCAAGAAACTTAAACCCTCAAACACGGTGCCCCTGACAAGGTAGAGGGTAAGGAAATAAAGCTGTGATCACCGCCAGGCTTAGGACATTTTTTTCAGTCTTGCAATATAGCAACCTAActgaatgttttaattttctccaGGAAACTGATGTCTTTATTCTCActgtaactttttatttattattaagaaaGTAGTGTTCCTCTCCTctcatgaaataaaaacatttttctgttaCTCAATTGATAAGAACTTGAAAAATTCTTTGGTTGTATATTCAAGTAATATTCTGCCCTCAGAGCATCAAGAGTTGGGGCAAGGAGGAGTTCAGGATTTCaggcactgctggtggggattaGTTGGCACAGCTGTAGTGAAGGACAAGTTGGCAATAAGTGTTACTTtgccccagtaattccacttctaaagATGTATGCTACACAATCCCTCATTCAAGTATGCAAACATTTACACAAAGTTGTGTAGTTGTTAGAGCCTCAATTATGGTGTCAGACAGCCTgtatcccagctctgctgcttatgagccatgtgactttggacaagttatttcctctctttgtacctcagttttctcatctgtaaaatgggtagaaTAATAGCATTATTCCATAGGTGTGGTAGGCTGAATCATGTCTGCTCAAAGATATCCACTACtgaatccctggaacctgtgaatatgttactttatATGATAAAAGGGACTTTGCTgttgtgattaagttaaggattttgagatggagAGATGATCCTAGTTTATCCAGGTAAGTTCACTGTagtcacaagggtccttataagagggaggcaggatgATCACTGTAAGTAGTAGGAGATGTGATGGTGGGAACAAGAGGGTGGAGTGATGTGAGAATGGGGCCGTGaaccaaggaatgcaggcagcctctagaaatGAAGGACAAGGAAACAGATTCCTCCCCTGCAGCCCTCAGAAAGGACACAGCCCTACCGACTTCATTTTAGACTTCTGTCAtctagaactgtaagagaatagaTTTGTAATAATTTGTTGTAATATCCATAGAAACTAATACAACAGGCTTCTTGTGAGGATTcgtgagttaatatatgtaattagTGTATAGCACAcagtgagtgctcaataaatgacagCTTTTATGTGGATCATAGGACTGTTTTGTAATAGTGGAAAAGTGGAATAATGCATCAGGAGTGGAGTAATTCAAAACTCCATCCATACAGTGAGACCACAGCAGCAGTTAATAAGAAAGAGGCTGCTGTATAGCTATTGTGGAGGCGTGAAGATGATGATCACAGTATCAGCTGTTTTCTGAGTCCTTCCTGCATGTCAGACCTGGGCTAAGCCTCTGCTGCATTCTCTCTCCTGAGCTTCAACAGTAGGCGGGATCTATTTCAGTCTGAGAGAAACCACAAAGTAATTTGAACAGGAGAAGtctaatataaagaattattaactatACAAGGGATTGGAGCAATAAGGAATTGGCTggcaagaaataaagagaacGCTACAGGACTAGCAGATATAAGAAGCACCCACACAGGAAAAGCCCCCCATCCAGCCCCAGGTCTGAGATCCAGGCTTGGCTGGAGAGGGGGTGGCTGTGGCTCACTGAATAGTGGAGAGGTTGATGGAGTATTGTGCAGGCCCTGTGGAACTTGCTGGAAAGCCATCATCCTTTAGGCTGCTAGGGAAGAAGCATCCCTATACTcctagggtgggggtgggatgctGGGGGAAGCAGCTGCTGCTGGGTGCTGCTGGGTGCTGCTGGCCACCTGCACTGCCCGAGCCTGGTCAGCGGCAAAGCTGTCCCTGTGGCAGAAGCTGAGCTGGAGACCTGACTACTGCTGTGCAAGCCAGCTGAGAGGAGCACAAAAACACCAGGAAGCAAAACCTCTTCCTCAGGAAATGTCCGTCGGTGCCCTCTACTGGCGAAATTTAGCATTGTGCCATCtggcaaagaaaatatttaaagggcCCAGATCCATTTTCATAGAGCAGGCAAACATCATGAATTGGGAGCTGAGAGGCAATAAATAATTGACACAGCATCATTAGTTCCATtgttacatatgaggaaactgaggctccagaaAGGGGAAGCAGCACAACCAGGGCTAGGATTTGCTTTGCTCTCCAAAGCTTTTAGAAAGCAGGTCGCAAAAGTATCCGTATTACATCATCCTGGCAACAAGTCCACTACCTGTAGACAGACACAGACATACTCCCCAGCCGGGAGGGCTGCATACCGAATGCCAGCGGCTCCTAGGATATGCAGATGGCAGGTTCTTCTTACTGCATTATTAGGTTGAACGGTATAAAATTGCTGTGTTTATAGGTCAAAAATAGTGAAGTACTGACAATTTCAGACGGTTTGAACATAATATTTATTTCTGTGATGTGATATTTGAAGTTTTCACAATGAGTATGAATTActttcataaaaaattaaatgggAAATGTCATTGATATGATGCCTGGAGGCCTGCAGGGGAGCTCTTGTGCCCATCACGCCATGAAAATCACAAACCCCACCGAAAAGAAGAGCCCCACACCTTGCACGTCCATCTGCTTCAGCTACTTTActtcccagcaggaggaagagctgCTGCTCACCCCAGCGATGGCCCAGCCAACGGGAGAGACTGTCACGACTTAACCACTGAGAAGCCACAACATGCAGGACTCCCAGTTTACTCCACTGGACTTTTTACTTAGGATGCCCCCCCCCAACTTGCCATTCCTCTATAAAAGAGCATTCCTCTCTTTTGTTCTGTAGATGTGCCTGTAGTTTTGCCATAGTTTGCTTATCCCAATTTGAAATTCTCTGCTGTTCCTGAATAAATCCATTTTTGATGGCAACATATGACAGTTTATTTTTGAGGTTAACAATATGTATacttacacatacatacacatatacatgcacctATAATAAAAAGTAGGTGTTGTATATGCATATTTCATAATGTCCTCCCTCTGGCTATCTTTTGACTGTAGTGGTATCTTTCCCTCCaataaaatagaaactttaaGCCAGGGGAAAATATCTGTTGTTCAACTCTCTGCAAGTTCCCAAGAACACCTTACTAATGGTCCATGCTTTGTTTCCTGATGGCTTACCATAGAAAACCCTGTCATTTGTGTTCTTTCTACTTAATTTATGAGATTTAAATCATGAAACAGCAAAAGCTGCTATAAAACAATGGGGAATCTTATGTGGCAATTAACTGAATTTAACTTTAGAAAGTTTTTAACTGTGCTTTGTCCTAAGTCtaaatattcaaaaatttaaaaagacatttcaatGTCTTGAAAAACATATGAGAATAACTTTAAGGTAAAAGTTACTTTGCCTTCATACTATGGCCTTTCAAAAAAACAGTTCTgtgtggttatttgcttttttttttttaaagcaaatatggTGTCTAAAAGAAAAACTGCTGTGGCACTTGTCTGTTGTACTAAGCGGAATGGTGACCTCCCCCACAAAATGCCCATATCCTAATTCTCAAAACCTATGTAAATGTTACATGATGAATGGGGAGttaaggttgcagatggaattaaattTATGAATCACTTGACCTTAAAATAGACTG from Manis pentadactyla isolate mManPen7 chromosome 9, mManPen7.hap1, whole genome shotgun sequence includes the following:
- the SCYL1 gene encoding N-terminal kinase-like protein isoform X4, giving the protein MWFFARDPVRDFPFELSPEPPENGPPGPWVLHRGRKKATGSPVSIFVYDVKPGAEEQTQVAKAAFKRLKTLRHPNILAYIDGLETDKCLHVVTEAVTPLGMYLKARVEAGGLKELELSWGLHQIVKALSFLVNDCSLIHNNVCMAAVFVDRAGEWKLGGLDYMYSAQGNGGGPPHKGIPELEQYDPPELADGSGRAVREKWSADMWRLGCLIWEVFNGPLPRAAALRNPGKVPKSLVPHYCELVGANPKVRPNPARFLQNCRAPGGFMNNRFVETNLFLEEIQIKEPAEKQKFFQELSKSLDSFPEDFCRHKVLPQLLTAFEFGNAGAVVLTPLFKVGKFLCAEEYQQKIIPVVVKMFSSTDRAMRIRLLQQMEQFIQYLDEPTVNTQIFPHVMHGFLDTNPAIREQTVKSMLLLAPKLNEANLNVELMKHFARLQAKDEQGPIRCNTTVCLGKIGSYLSASTRHRVLTSAFSRATKDPFAPSRVAGVLGFAATHNLYSMNDCAHKILPLLCSLTVDPEKSVRDQAFKAIRSFLSKLESVSEDPTQLAEVEKDVHATSSPGMGGAAASWAGWAVTGVSSLTSKLIRAHPTAAPAETNMPQRPTPEGLPAPAPPPAPAASTTSSHGETQEEDKDTAEDSSAADRWDDEDWGSLEQEAESVLVPQGDWGTGGQASHAGQTNNPDHKSLESDWSSWEAEGSWDQGWQEPSPLEPPPEDTRLASEYNWGGLEPSDKGDPFAALSARREAGAQQRSASWGDDNWEGLETESRQAKAELARKKREERRREMEAKRAEKKVARGPMKLGTRKLD
- the SCYL1 gene encoding N-terminal kinase-like protein isoform X1 translates to MWFFARDPVRDFPFELSPEPPENGPPGPWVLHRGRKKATGSPVSIFVYDVKPGAEEQTQVAKAAFKRLKTLRHPNILAYIDGLETDKCLHVVTEAVTPLGMYLKARVEAGGLKELELSWGLHQIVKALSFLVNDCSLIHNNVCMAAVFVDRAGEWKLGGLDYMYSAQGNGGGPPHKGIPELEQYDPPELADGSGRAVREKWSADMWRLGCLIWEVFNGPLPRAAALRNPGKVPKSLVPHYCELVGANPKVRPNPARFLQNCRAPGGFMNNRFVETNLFLEEIQIKEPAEKQKFFQELSKSLDSFPEDFCRHKVLPQLLTAFEFGNAGAVVLTPLFKVGKFLCAEEYQQKIIPVVVKMFSSTDRAMRIRLLQQMEQFIQYLDEPTVNTQIFPHVMHGFLDTNPAIREQTVKSMLLLAPKLNEANLNVELMKHFARLQAKDEQGPIRCNTTVCLGKIGSYLSASTRHRVLTSAFSRATKDPFAPSRVAGVLGFAATHNLYSMNDCAHKILPLLCSLTVDPEKSVRDQAFKAIRSFLSKLESVSEDPTQLAEVEKDVHATSSPGMGGAAASWAGWAVTGVSSLTSKLIRAHPTAAPAETNMPQRPTPEGLPAPAPPPAPAASTTSSHGETQEEDKDTAEDSSAADRWDDEDWGSLEQEAESVLVPQGDWGTGGQASHAGQVSQTNNPDHKSLESDWSSWEAEGSWDQGWQEPSPLEPPPEDTRLASEYNWGGLEPSDKGDPFAALSARREAGAQQRSASWGDDNWEGLETESRQAKAELARKKREERRREMEAKRAEKKVARGPMKLGTRKLD